One uncultured Gellertiella sp. genomic window carries:
- a CDS encoding pitrilysin family protein produces MMKVECTRLASGLTVVTESMPHLESVALGVWIKSGSRNETREEHGIAHLLEHMAFKGTTRRSARDIAEEIENVGGEVNAATSTETTSYYARVLKDHVPLAVDILADILTESVFDEEELAREKNVILQEIGAADDTPDDVVFDRFSEVAFHNQTIGRSILGTPETVMSFTPDQIRHYLARNYTTDRMFVIAAGAVEHQAFVREVEQRFSSLPAKPSIEPVMDIARYTGGDVRETRDLMDTQVLLGFEGRAYHMRDFYCSQLLANILGGGMSSRLFQEVREIRGLCYSVYAFHWGFSDTGIFGIHAATGGENLPELVPVIIDELRKSSERIDQQEIERARAQIRAQLLMGQESPAARAGQIARQMMLYGRIIPNNEMMERLGGITTQRLTDLAGRLFFDTVPTLSAIGPLEHLAPMSDIVASLSAAHPRVLSANG; encoded by the coding sequence ATGATGAAAGTTGAGTGTACCCGGCTTGCCTCCGGTTTGACCGTCGTAACGGAAAGCATGCCGCATCTGGAGAGCGTTGCTCTCGGTGTCTGGATCAAGTCGGGTTCACGCAACGAAACGCGCGAGGAGCACGGCATTGCCCATCTTCTCGAGCACATGGCCTTCAAGGGCACGACGCGCCGCTCGGCCCGTGACATTGCCGAGGAAATCGAGAATGTCGGCGGCGAGGTCAATGCTGCCACCTCGACCGAAACCACGTCCTATTACGCCCGGGTGCTGAAGGACCATGTGCCGCTGGCGGTCGACATTCTGGCCGATATCCTGACGGAATCGGTGTTCGACGAGGAAGAACTGGCGCGCGAGAAAAACGTCATCCTGCAGGAAATCGGCGCTGCCGACGACACGCCCGATGACGTGGTGTTCGACCGGTTCTCCGAAGTCGCCTTCCATAACCAGACCATCGGCCGCTCGATCCTTGGCACGCCGGAAACGGTGATGTCCTTTACCCCGGACCAGATCCGCCATTATCTCGCCCGCAATTACACCACCGACCGGATGTTCGTGATTGCCGCCGGTGCGGTCGAGCACCAGGCCTTCGTGCGCGAGGTGGAACAGCGTTTCTCGTCGCTGCCGGCAAAGCCCTCCATCGAACCGGTGATGGATATCGCCCGCTATACCGGCGGCGACGTGCGCGAAACCCGCGACCTCATGGATACCCAGGTGCTGCTCGGCTTTGAAGGCCGCGCCTATCACATGCGGGATTTCTACTGTTCGCAGCTCCTCGCCAACATTCTCGGCGGCGGCATGTCCTCGCGGCTGTTCCAGGAAGTGCGCGAAATCCGCGGGCTCTGCTATTCCGTCTATGCCTTCCACTGGGGCTTTTCCGATACCGGCATTTTCGGCATCCATGCCGCGACCGGCGGCGAGAACCTGCCGGAACTGGTGCCCGTCATCATCGACGAGCTGCGCAAGAGTTCCGAGCGGATCGACCAGCAGGAAATCGAGCGGGCCCGCGCCCAGATCCGCGCGCAATTGCTGATGGGCCAGGAAAGCCCGGCGGCGCGTGCCGGACAGATCGCCCGGCAGATGATGCTCTATGGCCGGATCATTCCCAACAACGAGATGATGGAAAGGCTGGGCGGCATCACCACCCAGCGCCTCACCGACCTTGCCGGCCGGCTGTTCTTCGACACCGTGCCGACGCTGTCGGCCATTGGCCCGCTCGAGCATCTGGCTCCGATGTCGGATATCGTCGCCTCGCTGTCTGCCGCGCATCCGCGCGTGCTGTCAGCCAACGGCTGA
- the thrC gene encoding threonine synthase: MDYISTRGDAPALGFCDALLAGLASDGGLYVPRTWPVLSKKDIRALRGMTYQQAAFDILRHFTGDEIAAEDLKRMIGEAYATFRHPAIAPLVQTGPNAFLLELFHGTTLAFKDVAMQLIARLMDHVLEKRGERATIVGATSGDTGGAAIDAFAGRDRTDIFILFPEGKVSPVQQRQMTTSTQANVHAIAVRGNFDDCQNLVKAMFNDQPFRNRVKLSGVNSINWARIMAQVVYYFTAAVSLGAPDRKLSFTVPTGNFGDIFAGYVAKQMGLPIDRLVIATNENDILARAIRTGRYEMKPARATTTPSMDIQISSNFERLLFEAYGRDAGAIRQLMENLKQSGAFEIAPAALKNIRRLFKAGRASEKQVAETMRQTLEDTGYLADPHSAVGVFVAKAHEKSNSPMITLATAHPAKFPKAVKEATGVDPALPLWLGDLMDRKERFEVLDADLKAMETFIGSHARAKSA; the protein is encoded by the coding sequence CCTCGGCTTTTGCGATGCCCTGCTCGCGGGACTGGCGAGCGATGGGGGCCTCTATGTGCCCCGCACCTGGCCCGTGCTGTCGAAGAAGGACATCCGCGCGCTGCGTGGCATGACCTATCAGCAGGCGGCCTTCGACATCCTCCGCCACTTCACCGGCGACGAGATTGCCGCAGAAGACCTGAAAAGGATGATTGGCGAGGCCTATGCGACATTCCGCCATCCGGCGATTGCCCCCCTCGTCCAGACCGGGCCGAATGCCTTCCTGCTCGAGCTTTTCCACGGCACGACGCTCGCCTTCAAGGATGTGGCGATGCAGCTGATTGCCCGGCTGATGGACCATGTACTGGAAAAGCGCGGCGAGCGGGCGACGATTGTGGGGGCCACCTCGGGCGATACCGGCGGGGCCGCCATCGACGCCTTTGCCGGGCGTGACCGCACCGATATCTTCATCCTGTTTCCCGAAGGCAAGGTGTCGCCGGTGCAGCAGCGGCAGATGACCACCTCGACGCAGGCCAATGTCCATGCCATTGCCGTCAGGGGCAATTTCGACGATTGCCAGAACCTCGTGAAGGCAATGTTCAACGACCAGCCGTTCCGCAACCGGGTGAAGCTGTCGGGTGTCAACTCGATCAACTGGGCGCGGATCATGGCGCAGGTGGTCTATTATTTCACCGCCGCCGTGTCGCTGGGCGCGCCCGACCGCAAGCTCTCCTTCACCGTGCCGACCGGCAATTTCGGTGACATCTTTGCCGGCTATGTGGCGAAGCAGATGGGCCTGCCGATTGACCGGCTGGTGATTGCCACCAACGAGAACGACATTCTTGCCCGCGCCATCAGGACCGGGCGTTACGAGATGAAGCCCGCCAGGGCGACCACCACGCCGTCGATGGATATCCAGATTTCCTCGAATTTCGAGCGGCTGCTGTTTGAGGCCTATGGCCGCGATGCCGGTGCCATTCGCCAGCTGATGGAAAACCTCAAGCAATCCGGTGCCTTCGAGATCGCACCGGCGGCGCTGAAAAACATCCGCCGCCTGTTCAAGGCCGGCCGCGCCAGCGAAAAGCAGGTGGCTGAGACCATGCGCCAGACGCTGGAAGACACCGGCTATCTCGCCGATCCGCACAGCGCCGTTGGAGTTTTTGTTGCCAAGGCGCACGAAAAATCCAATAGTCCGATGATTACGCTTGCCACCGCGCATCCGGCGAAATTCCCGAAGGCCGTCAAGGAGGCCACGGGTGTCGACCCGGCGCTGCCGCTGTGGCTCGGCGACCTGATGGACAGGAAAGAACGCTTCGAGGTTCTGGACGCAGATCTCAAGGCGATGGAAACCTTCATTGGCTCCCATGCCCGCGCCAAGAGCGCGTAA